The following are encoded in a window of Pseudomonas graminis genomic DNA:
- a CDS encoding ATP-binding protein, whose product MKSDNVQIGPLDFLLGGGEMGQRIRDFDWASTSLGDPAGWPQSLRSAISICLHSSFPTAIYWGEDFCLLYNDAWAPIPADRHPAVLGRPAREVWSAIWDVVGPQFEAAYRDAEGFSTFDQLLMMERGGRAQESWWNYSLTPIRGENGRIAGILNQGHEVTDRILAERRRAQELVRQRKMFEQAPGFITVLTGPRHRFEFVNQSYTRLFGERDYVGKTIYQAFPELVGQGFYEWLDAVYSTGERLVQQRTPIQLSHPDAPSEVRYLDFIYEPLLDETGQVTGIFCEGYDVTEAHLSRAALEASEAALREETRTLETLNRVNAELALELDLKRLVQTVTDAGREMTGAEIGGYFHNAASDHFDLFTLSGVQSPELARLPGPRASPVFSPAFLTAGVMRSDDLLLDPRYGRISPHFGLPTGHVPLRSYLAVSVVSRSGEVLGGLFYGHPEAGQFTPRHEKLMSALAAQAAIAIDNATLFQQVQSANETLEQRVLARSQELSEAHLALRQAHKMEAVGQLTGGIAHDFNNLLAGIIGSLEMIERRIASGRVDGLERYVNAAHDSASRAATLTQRLLAFSRRQTLDAKPTDVNRLVAGMGQLIASTIGPSISIRTIASGDLWLSKIDAPQLESALVNLTLNARDAMPSGGELTVQTRNVSADSVPGVAAQLPAGDFVEISVSDTGTGIASNILDRIFDPFFTTKPIGQGTGLGLSMIHGFVHQSGGTIQVCSTQGAGTTISLYLPRYLGDRQQTPARCPSQTHSRGESVLVIDDEPHVRMLMCDALRERGYQVSEAMDGPSGLQMLRSMASIDLLVTDVGLPGGMNGRQVADAARALLPSLDVLFVTGYAENSAVGGDQLESGMAVLLKPFGMDSFAQKVGEILAAAAPRDTTQATCDVVDGC is encoded by the coding sequence ATGAAGTCGGACAACGTACAAATCGGCCCCCTGGATTTTCTCTTGGGCGGCGGCGAAATGGGGCAGCGGATCCGGGACTTCGACTGGGCGTCGACATCACTGGGCGATCCGGCGGGCTGGCCGCAGTCCCTGCGTTCGGCCATCAGCATCTGCCTGCATTCGAGTTTCCCGACGGCTATCTATTGGGGAGAGGATTTCTGCCTGCTGTACAACGACGCCTGGGCGCCGATTCCGGCGGATCGCCATCCTGCTGTGCTAGGCCGCCCGGCGCGGGAAGTCTGGTCTGCCATCTGGGACGTCGTCGGCCCGCAGTTCGAGGCGGCCTACCGGGACGCTGAAGGCTTTTCGACGTTCGACCAACTGTTGATGATGGAACGCGGCGGGCGGGCGCAGGAAAGCTGGTGGAACTACAGCCTGACGCCCATTCGCGGCGAAAACGGCCGCATCGCGGGCATCCTCAATCAGGGCCACGAGGTCACTGACCGGATTCTGGCCGAACGCCGCCGGGCGCAAGAACTCGTCCGCCAGCGCAAGATGTTCGAGCAGGCGCCCGGCTTCATCACTGTTCTCACGGGCCCCCGGCACCGCTTCGAATTCGTCAATCAGTCCTACACCCGGCTGTTCGGCGAGCGCGACTACGTGGGCAAGACCATTTACCAAGCGTTCCCGGAGCTGGTCGGCCAAGGGTTTTACGAGTGGCTGGATGCGGTCTACAGCACCGGCGAAAGGCTGGTGCAGCAACGCACCCCGATCCAGCTCAGTCATCCCGACGCCCCCTCCGAAGTGCGTTATCTGGATTTCATCTACGAACCGCTGCTCGATGAAACCGGTCAGGTCACCGGTATCTTTTGTGAAGGCTACGACGTGACCGAGGCGCATCTGTCCCGCGCCGCGCTGGAGGCCAGTGAGGCGGCGTTGCGCGAGGAGACCCGCACCCTGGAAACGCTGAACCGGGTGAATGCCGAGCTGGCCCTGGAGCTGGACCTCAAGCGGCTGGTGCAAACGGTGACCGATGCCGGCCGCGAGATGACCGGCGCCGAGATCGGCGGGTATTTTCACAACGCCGCGAGCGATCATTTTGACCTGTTCACACTGTCTGGGGTCCAGTCGCCGGAACTGGCACGGCTGCCGGGCCCGCGCGCCAGCCCGGTGTTCTCGCCGGCATTCCTGACCGCCGGCGTCATGCGTTCCGACGACCTACTGTTGGACCCGCGTTATGGGCGAATTTCCCCGCATTTCGGCCTGCCGACAGGGCATGTGCCGCTGCGCAGTTATCTGGCGGTGTCGGTTGTGTCTCGCTCCGGCGAGGTGCTGGGCGGCCTCTTTTACGGCCATCCCGAGGCCGGCCAATTCACCCCGCGCCATGAAAAATTGATGTCGGCCCTGGCCGCGCAGGCTGCCATCGCCATCGATAACGCTACGTTGTTTCAACAGGTTCAGAGCGCCAACGAAACCCTCGAACAGCGGGTGCTGGCCCGTTCCCAGGAATTGTCCGAGGCCCATTTGGCCCTGCGTCAGGCGCACAAGATGGAAGCCGTGGGGCAGCTCACCGGCGGCATTGCCCACGATTTCAACAACCTGCTCGCCGGTATCATCGGCAGCCTCGAAATGATCGAACGACGTATCGCCAGCGGCCGGGTCGATGGCCTGGAACGCTACGTCAACGCCGCCCACGACTCGGCCAGTCGCGCCGCCACCCTCACCCAACGGCTGCTCGCGTTCTCCCGTCGTCAGACCCTTGATGCCAAGCCTACCGACGTCAATCGGCTGGTGGCAGGCATGGGTCAGCTCATCGCCTCCACCATCGGCCCTTCCATCAGCATAAGGACCATCGCCAGCGGCGACCTGTGGCTCAGCAAGATCGACGCACCGCAGCTCGAAAGCGCGCTGGTCAATCTGACGCTCAACGCCCGCGACGCCATGCCCAGCGGCGGCGAACTCACCGTGCAGACCCGCAACGTTTCGGCTGACAGCGTCCCGGGGGTGGCGGCGCAGCTGCCCGCAGGGGACTTCGTCGAAATCAGCGTCAGCGACACTGGCACCGGCATTGCCTCGAACATCCTCGACCGGATCTTCGACCCGTTCTTCACCACCAAACCCATCGGCCAGGGGACAGGCCTGGGGCTGTCGATGATCCACGGCTTCGTTCACCAGTCCGGTGGCACCATTCAGGTGTGCTCGACCCAAGGCGCCGGCACGACGATCTCGCTTTACTTGCCGCGCTACTTGGGTGACCGCCAGCAGACGCCGGCGCGCTGCCCGTCGCAGACCCACAGCCGCGGCGAATCGGTGCTGGTCATTGACGACGAGCCCCACGTGCGCATGTTGATGTGCGACGCCCTGCGCGAACGCGGGTACCAGGTCAGCGAAGCCATGGACGGGCCATCGGGCTTGCAAATGCTCCGTTCGATGGCATCGATTGATCTGCTGGTGACCGATGTGGGCCTGCCCGGCGGCATGAATGGCCGACAGGTCGCCGACGCGGCCCGCGCCCTGCTGCCTTCCCTCGATGTGCTGTTTGTCACCGGTTACGCGGAAAATTCGGCGGTGGGCGGCGATCAACTGGAGTCCGGCATGGCCGTGTTGCTCAAGCCGTTCGGGATGGACAGCTTCGCGCAAAAGGTCGGCGAAATCCTCGCAGCGGCGGCGCCCCGGGACACCACCCAAGCCACCTGCGATGTCGTGGACGGCTGCTGA